In a single window of the Streptomyces sp. NBC_00094 genome:
- a CDS encoding prolyl oligopeptidase family protein, with amino-acid sequence MQRVSDDDPYLWLEEVSGEAALAWVAERNAETADVLVADPAFAPLKERVREVMDAADRIPYTVRRGAHLYNFWRDAEHVRGVWRRTTLEQYRKDAPEWEVLLDVDALAAAEGEKWVWDGARVRRPEHDRALVRLSRDGGDAVVVREFDLADRAFVEDGFHVEEAKTRIGWIDADTVFVGTDTGPGSLTDSGYPRQVRRWRRSTPLEEAELVFEAEQEDVSAWGYRDTTPGFERDFVGRSLDFFRSETHLLRPDSTLVRIDVPEDAVAYAHRGHLIVTLKSDWLGQPTGSLLAFAFDAFLAGDRTPEVLFTPDERTALAGHAWTRHHLILETMHDVSTRIEILTPAPDGGWTREPLVGVPELSAVSVVDTDPDVSDEYFLDVSGFLQPSTLYHGRIGADTELLKQAPDRFDAAGLTVRQHFATSLDGTRVPYFVIGPDHAVTGPGPTLLYGYGGFEVSLTPYYTSVTGRAWLERGGTYVLANIRGGGEYGPDWHQAALGADRPRAFEDFAAVAEDLVARGVTTPAMLGASGGSNGGLLMGAMLTRYPGLFGAIVAQVPLLDMTRFHKLLAGASWIAEYGDPDDEADLPHLREISPYHRLAADVVYPPVLLMTSTRDDRVHPGHARKTAARLRELGHPVLFHENTGGGHAGAGDNEQAAHNSALVHTFLWQRLAGPSH; translated from the coding sequence ATGCAGCGTGTGAGCGACGACGATCCGTACCTGTGGCTGGAAGAGGTGTCCGGCGAGGCCGCGCTCGCCTGGGTGGCCGAGCGGAACGCCGAGACGGCCGACGTCCTCGTCGCCGACCCCGCCTTCGCGCCGCTCAAGGAGCGCGTCCGCGAGGTGATGGACGCCGCGGACCGGATTCCGTACACCGTCCGCCGCGGCGCCCACCTCTACAACTTCTGGCGCGACGCCGAGCACGTGCGGGGGGTGTGGCGGCGCACCACCCTGGAGCAGTACCGCAAGGACGCCCCGGAGTGGGAGGTCCTCCTCGACGTCGACGCGCTCGCCGCCGCCGAGGGCGAGAAGTGGGTCTGGGACGGGGCGCGGGTCCGCCGCCCCGAGCACGACCGGGCGCTGGTGCGGCTGTCGCGCGACGGCGGGGACGCCGTGGTGGTCCGCGAGTTCGACCTCGCGGACCGCGCGTTCGTCGAGGACGGCTTCCACGTGGAGGAGGCGAAGACCCGGATCGGCTGGATCGACGCCGACACCGTCTTCGTCGGGACGGACACCGGCCCCGGCTCGCTGACCGACTCCGGCTATCCGCGGCAGGTCCGCAGGTGGCGGCGGTCCACACCGCTGGAGGAGGCCGAGCTCGTCTTCGAGGCCGAGCAGGAGGACGTGTCGGCCTGGGGATACCGCGACACCACGCCCGGCTTCGAGCGGGACTTCGTGGGCCGCTCCCTCGACTTCTTCCGCAGCGAGACGCACCTCCTGCGGCCCGACTCCACGCTCGTCAGGATCGACGTGCCCGAGGACGCCGTCGCCTACGCCCACCGCGGGCATCTGATCGTCACCCTGAAGTCCGACTGGCTCGGTCAGCCGACGGGTTCGCTCCTCGCCTTCGCCTTCGACGCCTTCCTGGCGGGCGACCGCACCCCCGAGGTGCTGTTCACCCCGGACGAGCGGACCGCCCTCGCCGGGCACGCGTGGACCCGTCACCACCTGATCCTGGAGACGATGCACGACGTCAGCACCCGCATCGAGATCCTCACCCCCGCCCCCGACGGCGGCTGGACCCGCGAACCCCTCGTCGGCGTACCGGAGTTGTCCGCCGTCAGCGTCGTCGACACCGACCCCGACGTCTCCGACGAGTACTTCCTCGACGTATCGGGATTCCTGCAGCCCTCCACCCTGTACCACGGGCGGATCGGCGCCGACACGGAACTCCTCAAGCAGGCACCGGACCGCTTCGACGCGGCAGGGCTCACGGTGCGGCAGCACTTCGCGACCTCCCTCGACGGGACCCGCGTGCCGTACTTCGTCATCGGACCCGACCACGCCGTCACCGGTCCCGGGCCCACCCTGCTCTACGGCTACGGCGGCTTCGAGGTCTCCCTCACCCCGTACTACACGTCCGTGACGGGCCGGGCGTGGCTGGAGCGCGGCGGCACGTACGTGCTCGCGAACATCCGCGGCGGCGGCGAGTACGGACCGGACTGGCACCAGGCCGCGCTGGGCGCGGACCGGCCGCGCGCCTTCGAGGACTTCGCGGCCGTCGCCGAGGACCTCGTCGCGCGGGGCGTCACCACCCCCGCCATGCTCGGCGCCTCGGGCGGCAGCAACGGCGGCCTGCTCATGGGCGCGATGCTCACCCGGTACCCCGGCCTGTTCGGCGCGATCGTCGCCCAGGTGCCGCTCCTCGACATGACCCGCTTCCACAAGCTCCTCGCGGGCGCGTCCTGGATCGCCGAGTACGGGGACCCGGACGACGAGGCCGACCTGCCGCACCTCCGGGAGATCTCCCCGTACCACCGGCTCGCGGCCGACGTGGTCTACCCGCCGGTGCTCCTGATGACCTCGACCCGCGACGACCGCGTCCACCCCGGGCACGCCCGCAAGACGGCGGCACGGCTGCGGGAGCTCGGGCATCCGGTCCTGTTCCACGAGAACACCGGCGGCGGCCACGCGGGCGCCGGCGACAACGAACAGGCAGCCCACAACAGCGCCCTCGTGCACACCTTCCTGTGGCAGCGGCTCGCGGGCCCGTCACACTGA
- a CDS encoding STAS domain-containing protein codes for MQLIPRHDPHLVVRSTGGHTVAALHGELDLVLVRHLRPELDALVRESQALTLDIRRLTFCDATGLGLLAHCAGRTQARGARWRLVCDQPWILRLIRLTALGDLLRPEATAPGVGPTPGPQLQSGGCPPGAASPGARPAEPGVTSPVS; via the coding sequence ATGCAGCTGATTCCCCGTCACGACCCGCACCTCGTCGTCCGCTCGACCGGCGGACACACCGTCGCGGCGCTCCACGGTGAGCTCGACCTCGTCCTGGTGCGGCACCTGCGGCCCGAGCTCGACGCCCTCGTCCGGGAGTCCCAGGCCCTGACCCTCGACATCCGCAGGCTCACCTTCTGCGACGCCACCGGACTCGGGCTGCTCGCCCACTGCGCCGGGCGGACCCAGGCACGGGGCGCCCGCTGGCGACTCGTCTGCGACCAGCCGTGGATCCTCCGGCTCATCCGCCTGACCGCGCTCGGCGACCTCCTCCGTCCTGAGGCGACGGCGCCGGGGGTCGGGCCGACGCCCGGGCCGCAGCTTCAGTCGGGCGGCTGCCCGCCCGGCGCGGCGTCGCCGGGCGCCCGGCCCGCCGAGCCCGGGGTGACGAGCCCGGTCTCGTAG
- a CDS encoding aminopeptidase P family protein has protein sequence MAKGRKNGLYDGVSEELSALMRTGWADTERHDLEPDEQAPYAAARRAALSARFPGERLVVPSGNLKTRSNDDPYPFRPYTGYVHMTGDQARDGALVLEPRADGGHDAYCYQLPRDSRDDDEFWIGYHAELWMGRRRSLAEAETVLGLPCRDVRTITEDLAAASTDVPTRIVRGHDPALEAAVTTDEERDYELEEVLSELRLVKDAWEIEEMRKAVDSTVRGFTDCVSELSRAVATSERWIEGTFFRRARLEGNALGYGSICAAGDHATIMHWTTNDGPVNPGELLLLDAGVESNTLYTADVTRTFPINGTFSEVQRKVYDAVYEAQEAGLATVKPGAPYRDFHEACQRSMTAKLVEWGFIEGPVDRAYELGLQRRFTMAGTGHMLGLDVHDCAHARNEEYVDGPLVPGMVLTVEPGLYFQADDLTVPEEWRGIGVRIEDDLVVTETGHENLSAGLPRTADEVEAWMARFAG, from the coding sequence ATGGCCAAGGGTCGCAAGAACGGGCTGTACGACGGAGTCTCCGAAGAGCTCTCCGCCCTCATGCGGACCGGCTGGGCCGACACGGAGCGTCACGACCTGGAGCCCGACGAGCAGGCCCCGTACGCGGCCGCCCGCCGTGCCGCCCTCTCGGCCCGCTTCCCCGGCGAGCGCCTGGTCGTCCCGTCCGGCAACCTCAAGACCCGCTCGAACGACGACCCGTACCCCTTCCGCCCGTACACGGGTTACGTGCACATGACCGGCGACCAGGCCCGTGACGGCGCCCTCGTGCTCGAACCCCGCGCGGACGGCGGCCACGACGCGTACTGCTACCAGCTGCCCCGCGACAGCCGCGACGACGACGAGTTCTGGATCGGCTACCACGCGGAGCTGTGGATGGGCCGCCGCCGCTCGCTCGCCGAGGCGGAGACCGTCCTCGGCCTGCCCTGCCGTGACGTCCGCACGATCACCGAGGACCTGGCCGCCGCCTCCACCGACGTCCCCACCCGCATCGTGCGCGGTCACGACCCGGCCCTGGAGGCCGCCGTCACCACCGACGAGGAGCGCGACTACGAGCTGGAGGAGGTCCTCAGCGAGCTCCGCCTCGTCAAGGACGCCTGGGAGATCGAGGAGATGCGCAAGGCCGTGGACTCCACGGTGCGCGGCTTCACCGACTGCGTCTCCGAGCTGTCCCGTGCGGTCGCCACGTCCGAGCGCTGGATCGAGGGCACCTTCTTCCGCCGCGCGCGCCTGGAGGGCAACGCCCTCGGCTACGGCTCGATCTGTGCCGCCGGCGACCACGCCACGATCATGCACTGGACCACCAACGACGGTCCGGTGAACCCGGGCGAGCTGCTCCTGCTCGACGCCGGCGTGGAGTCGAACACCCTGTACACCGCCGACGTCACCCGCACCTTCCCGATCAACGGCACCTTCTCCGAGGTGCAGCGCAAGGTGTACGACGCCGTGTACGAGGCCCAGGAGGCGGGCCTCGCCACCGTCAAGCCCGGCGCCCCGTACCGCGACTTCCACGAGGCGTGCCAGCGCAGCATGACGGCGAAGCTCGTCGAGTGGGGCTTCATCGAGGGCCCCGTCGACCGCGCCTACGAGCTCGGCCTCCAGCGCCGCTTCACCATGGCGGGCACCGGCCACATGCTCGGCCTCGACGTCCACGACTGCGCGCACGCGCGCAACGAGGAGTACGTCGACGGTCCCCTGGTGCCCGGCATGGTCCTCACCGTCGAGCCCGGACTGTACTTCCAGGCGGACGACCTGACCGTGCCGGAGGAGTGGCGCGGCATCGGCGTCCGGATCGAGGACGACCTGGTCGTGACCGAGACCGGCCACGAGAACCTGTCCGCCGGTCTGCCGCGCACCGCCGACGAGGTCGAGGCCTGGATGGCCAGGTTCGCGGGCTGA
- a CDS encoding FABP family protein yields MFDRDRKHPYPDALRADAAPAPHALLAPVTGLLGTWTGRGRGTYPTLAEEFTYEQEVTFSHDGRPFLHYEARAWLIDADGTPLRPAARESGWWRLQPEGRIEALITQPTGIAEILVGGAADGGIDLATHQVALTPTAKEVTGSRRRYTLADDGTLDFRHDLAAVGQALQHHLSASLRRENGN; encoded by the coding sequence ATGTTCGACCGCGACCGGAAGCACCCGTACCCCGATGCCCTCCGGGCGGACGCGGCGCCCGCGCCGCACGCGCTGCTCGCGCCGGTCACCGGGCTCCTGGGCACCTGGACAGGCCGGGGCCGCGGTACGTACCCGACGCTCGCCGAGGAGTTCACGTACGAGCAGGAGGTCACCTTCAGCCACGACGGGCGCCCGTTCCTCCACTACGAGGCCCGCGCCTGGCTGATCGACGCCGACGGGACCCCGCTGCGGCCCGCCGCCCGGGAGAGCGGCTGGTGGCGGCTGCAGCCCGAGGGGCGGATCGAGGCGCTGATCACCCAGCCCACCGGGATCGCGGAGATCCTGGTCGGCGGCGCGGCGGACGGCGGGATCGACCTCGCCACCCATCAGGTGGCGCTCACCCCCACCGCCAAGGAGGTGACCGGCAGCCGTCGCCGCTACACCCTGGCGGACGACGGCACGCTCGACTTCCGCCATGACCTCGCGGCGGTCGGCCAGGCGCTGCAGCACCACCTTTCGGCGAGCCTCCGACGCGAGAACGGGAACTGA
- a CDS encoding ABC transporter ATP-binding protein — protein sequence MSESDHLIDLSEVGRTYGDGLVALDELSLTVRRGEALAVLGPSGSGKSTLLNLLAGLDRPSSGRVTVDGLRVDLMGEAASAKYRRSRIGMVFQFFNLLDDLTVLDNVLLPAQLAGADRARSAARAAELLDRLGIARHARAHPGRLSGGERQRVAVARALMNRPPLLLADEPTGALDSASGADVRELLRELNAEGQTIVLVTHDLALAEACATRTIELVDGRLARDVTAVTR from the coding sequence ATGTCCGAATCCGACCACCTGATCGACCTGAGCGAGGTCGGCAGGACGTACGGCGACGGCCTCGTCGCCCTCGACGAGCTGTCCCTCACGGTGCGGCGCGGCGAGGCGCTCGCCGTCCTCGGCCCCTCCGGCAGCGGCAAGTCGACCCTGCTCAACCTCCTCGCCGGGCTCGACCGCCCGAGCAGCGGCCGCGTGACCGTGGACGGGCTGCGCGTGGACCTGATGGGCGAGGCCGCGTCCGCGAAGTACCGGCGGAGCCGGATCGGGATGGTCTTCCAGTTCTTCAACCTCCTCGACGACCTGACCGTCCTCGACAACGTGCTGCTCCCGGCCCAACTGGCCGGCGCCGACCGGGCCCGTTCGGCGGCCCGCGCCGCCGAACTCCTCGACCGGCTCGGCATCGCCCGGCACGCCCGCGCCCACCCCGGCCGCCTCTCCGGGGGCGAACGCCAGCGGGTCGCCGTCGCACGGGCCCTGATGAACCGTCCGCCCCTGCTCCTCGCCGACGAGCCCACCGGCGCCCTGGACAGCGCGTCCGGCGCGGACGTCCGCGAACTGCTGCGCGAACTCAACGCCGAAGGCCAGACCATCGTCCTCGTCACCCACGACCTGGCCCTCGCCGAGGCGTGCGCCACCCGCACGATCGAACTCGTCGACGGCCGCCTCGCCCGGGACGTCACGGCGGTGACCCGATGA
- a CDS encoding response regulator transcription factor: protein MTDAPRVVIVDDQALVRTGFRMILAADGIEVVAEAADGDEAVSAVRRTRPDVVLMDIRMPGTDGLEATRRILAEEAAPPRIVVLTTYDLDRYVYAALGAGASGFLLKDVTPEHLTAAVRLVRSGDALLAPAITRRLVERFAGTGARTAPLHRDLATLTPRELEVLEALARGLTNAELAARFRLSEATVKTHVARILSKLRLRDRAQAVIAAYETGLVTPGSAGRAPGDAAPGGQPPD, encoded by the coding sequence GTGACCGACGCGCCGCGCGTGGTGATCGTCGACGACCAGGCCCTGGTGCGGACCGGTTTCCGGATGATCCTCGCCGCCGACGGCATCGAGGTGGTCGCGGAGGCCGCCGACGGCGACGAGGCCGTCTCCGCGGTCCGCAGGACCCGGCCCGACGTGGTCCTGATGGACATCCGGATGCCGGGCACCGACGGCCTGGAGGCGACGCGCCGGATCCTCGCCGAGGAGGCGGCCCCGCCGAGGATCGTGGTCCTCACCACGTACGACCTCGACCGGTACGTGTACGCGGCGCTCGGCGCCGGCGCGAGCGGCTTCCTCCTGAAGGACGTCACCCCCGAGCACCTGACGGCGGCGGTCCGGCTGGTCCGCTCCGGGGACGCCCTGCTGGCGCCGGCGATCACGCGCCGGCTGGTGGAGCGCTTCGCGGGGACCGGGGCACGGACGGCTCCCCTGCACCGTGACCTCGCCACGCTCACCCCGCGGGAGCTGGAGGTCCTCGAAGCGCTGGCGCGCGGCCTCACGAACGCGGAGCTGGCCGCGCGGTTCCGGCTGAGCGAGGCGACGGTGAAGACGCACGTCGCCCGCATCCTGTCGAAGCTCCGGCTGCGCGACCGGGCCCAGGCGGTCATCGCCGCCTACGAGACCGGGCTCGTCACCCCGGGCTCGGCGGGCCGGGCGCCCGGCGACGCCGCGCCGGGCGGGCAGCCGCCCGACTGA
- a CDS encoding sensor histidine kinase: protein MSRYEAFIDRARGRRPLGAAPALSRWAWAADGLLALALAIATVIGDLNRSYVEVWPDLDDLPAPPPVPDPVTGELLPPPLPSAVPWKTGAPHPVPAVEHVLPPVDTWEMAAALLTALPLVLRRRFPLAVFWVVTGAAVLLHLGDVSEDATKVTFVSGLVAAYSAAMYSPHRKAVSASLAAGLVPYAVLPLVPDVDGGLVLVLVLLPLALATHGVHLWRQRTRELREEQEAALHRAVEAERSRIARELHDVVTHNVSMMTIQAGAARMVLDSSPDQAREAIRAVEEAGRTAMSELRHVMGLLTMAADGPDPAADVDLAPQPGLDRLTELTDRVRSSGVPVEVETRGVPAALPAGVDLAAYRVVQEALTNVVRHAPGARVSVTVEYGPDRLLVEVMDTGGRARGSADPEPGGGHGLLGLRERLAIYGGTLRTGARPGGGYRVRAVIPVEAP from the coding sequence GTGAGCAGGTACGAGGCATTCATCGACCGGGCGCGCGGGCGCCGGCCCCTGGGGGCGGCGCCCGCGCTGTCCCGCTGGGCGTGGGCGGCCGACGGGCTGCTCGCCCTGGCGCTCGCGATCGCGACGGTCATCGGCGACCTCAACCGCTCGTACGTGGAGGTGTGGCCGGACCTGGACGACCTTCCGGCCCCGCCGCCGGTGCCGGACCCGGTCACCGGTGAACTGCTGCCGCCTCCCCTGCCGTCGGCGGTCCCCTGGAAGACGGGCGCGCCCCATCCCGTACCCGCCGTGGAACACGTGCTGCCCCCGGTCGACACCTGGGAGATGGCGGCGGCCCTGCTCACGGCGCTGCCGCTGGTGCTGCGCCGCCGGTTCCCGCTCGCCGTCTTCTGGGTGGTGACCGGGGCCGCCGTCCTGCTGCACCTCGGCGACGTCTCGGAGGACGCCACGAAGGTCACCTTCGTGTCCGGTCTCGTCGCGGCGTACAGCGCGGCGATGTACAGCCCGCACCGCAAGGCGGTGTCGGCCTCGCTCGCGGCCGGCCTCGTGCCGTACGCGGTCCTGCCGCTGGTGCCCGACGTCGACGGCGGCCTCGTGCTCGTCCTCGTCCTGCTGCCGCTGGCCCTCGCCACGCACGGCGTCCATCTGTGGCGGCAGCGGACGCGGGAGCTGCGGGAGGAGCAGGAGGCGGCGCTGCACCGGGCGGTGGAGGCGGAGCGTTCCCGGATCGCCCGGGAGCTGCACGACGTGGTCACCCACAACGTCAGCATGATGACGATCCAGGCCGGGGCCGCGCGCATGGTCCTCGACAGCTCCCCCGACCAGGCCCGGGAGGCGATACGGGCGGTGGAGGAGGCCGGGCGGACGGCCATGTCGGAACTGCGGCACGTGATGGGGCTGCTGACGATGGCGGCGGACGGTCCCGATCCGGCGGCCGACGTGGATCTCGCACCGCAGCCGGGTCTGGACCGGCTGACGGAGCTGACGGACCGGGTGCGGTCGTCGGGGGTGCCGGTGGAGGTGGAGACGCGGGGCGTCCCGGCCGCGCTGCCGGCCGGGGTGGACCTGGCCGCGTACCGCGTGGTGCAGGAGGCGTTGACGAACGTGGTCAGGCACGCGCCGGGCGCGCGGGTGTCCGTCACCGTGGAGTACGGCCCGGACCGGCTGCTGGTGGAGGTCATGGACACGGGAGGGCGGGCGCGGGGGTCCGCGGACCCGGAACCCGGCGGCGGGCACGGTCTGCTCGGTCTCCGCGAACGGCTCGCGATCTACGGCGGTACGCTGCGGACGGGCGCGCGTCCGGGCGGCGGGTACCGGGTCCGCGCGGTGATTCCCGTGGAGGCCCCGTGA
- a CDS encoding LuxR family transcriptional regulator, which produces MANAKLSEALRLLGIDHDAGRLYLELLERAPAPLSAIGSAAGLDGAALSAAYGALVDAGLASAAAELGDVVAPVPPAAGLEILGRHRAAELDESRITVGGAFESFRRQRLAGEHDHLVEIVTGDAIGLRMRQAWASARRQIRQLDSPPYFPLPGATEDALATLARGVTQRVVYSRESLELPGNLESAIEPCIEAGEQARVLPSVPVKLVIIDEAYALVSLSIKEADVHNTMLVVQPCGLLSALVALFEQAWQNALPFHGHTARPGGLPPADRRLLWLLAGGASDEVIARELGISRRTLFRRIQILMARLGATSRFQMALQAQRSGWL; this is translated from the coding sequence ATGGCGAACGCAAAGCTCAGCGAGGCCCTCCGGCTGCTGGGGATCGATCACGACGCGGGCCGGCTCTACCTGGAACTCCTGGAGCGGGCGCCGGCCCCGCTGAGTGCGATCGGCTCCGCGGCCGGGCTCGACGGCGCCGCGCTCTCGGCGGCGTACGGCGCGCTGGTCGACGCCGGTCTCGCGAGCGCCGCCGCGGAGCTCGGGGACGTCGTGGCGCCCGTGCCGCCCGCCGCCGGCCTGGAGATCCTCGGCCGGCACCGGGCAGCCGAGCTCGACGAGTCACGCATCACGGTCGGGGGCGCGTTCGAGTCGTTCCGGCGGCAGCGGCTCGCCGGCGAGCACGACCACCTCGTGGAGATCGTCACCGGCGACGCGATCGGTCTCCGGATGCGGCAGGCCTGGGCCAGTGCCCGTCGGCAGATCCGCCAGCTCGACTCCCCGCCCTACTTCCCGCTGCCCGGCGCCACCGAGGACGCGCTGGCCACCCTCGCTCGCGGGGTGACGCAGCGCGTCGTGTACTCGCGGGAGTCGCTGGAGCTGCCCGGCAACCTGGAGTCGGCGATCGAGCCCTGCATCGAGGCCGGCGAGCAGGCCCGGGTGCTGCCGTCGGTGCCGGTGAAGCTGGTGATCATCGACGAGGCGTACGCGCTCGTGTCGCTGTCGATCAAGGAGGCCGACGTCCACAACACGATGCTGGTCGTGCAGCCCTGCGGCCTGCTCTCCGCGCTCGTGGCGCTGTTCGAGCAGGCCTGGCAGAACGCACTGCCCTTCCACGGCCACACCGCCCGCCCGGGCGGCCTGCCGCCCGCCGACCGGCGCCTGCTGTGGCTGCTGGCCGGCGGGGCGAGCGACGAGGTCATCGCCCGCGAGCTGGGCATCAGCCGCCGTACGCTGTTCCGCCGGATCCAGATCCTGATGGCCCGTCTCGGCGCCACGAGCAGGTTCCAGATGGCCCTGCAGGCCCAGCGCTCCGGCTGGCTGTGA